tttttagattttctgtagggatggggtcttgctatgttgcccaagctagtcctgaacttctggactcaaaaAATCCTtcttccttggccttccaaggtgctgggattataggcatgagccattgcactcagccaaatttttttttttcaagaaaaaagatcaaacaaGATCACAAATAAGGTTAAATCGGGCTTAATCTGATAGCACAAGTGTCCATATAAGAAGGAGAGACACCAGAGTGTGTGCTCACTTGCTCTGAGCACCGAAGAAAGGCCACATGAGGTTGcagcaagaaggcagctgtcGAGGCTTCACCAGACACCAGAGCTGCCAACATCCTGATCTTGCACTTCCGGCTTCCAAAACTAGGAGAAAATAAGTGTCTGTTGTTTCAGCTGCTCAGTCTACAGTACTCTGTCATGGCAGAATATCATGAGCTGACTAAAACAAGATCTAAGGGGAAATCTACTAGGAAGGCCTTCTGAGAAGCTTTTGCTTCTCCCCTTTTACTTTATGAAGAGTCATTCCTAGGGAAGAGCAGGAGTTAATCAAGGGAACTTTCAACATTCACCCAGCTGCATTTCAAGATTCCCAGGgatcggcttggcacctgtggctcaagcagctaaggcaccagccacatacacctgagctggcgggttcgaatccagcctgggtctgccgaacaacaatgatggctgcaaccaaaaaatagctgggctttgtggcaggtgcctgtaatcccagctacttgggaggcggaggcaggagaatcacttgagcccaggagttggaggttgctgtgagctgtgatgccacagcactctacccaggatgacagcttgaggatctgtctcaaaaaaaaaaaaaaattcccatggGTCAGAGATTATTATTGCCTCATACATGTATGGAatagggaacctgtggccttctgagttcaagactgttcttttcttttcagcaccaaaggatggaagaaaagcctcttttttctttgctacatcccttttaataaaataatttgttctgtaaaatttggatttactCAAAAGGTCACACTTAAGGATCTAGAAGGCcacaggcaatttttttttttttttatcagatacAGTCTCacctatatcgccctcagtagagtgctatggcatcacagctcacagcaacctctaactcttgggtttaagagattcttttgcttcagcctcccaagtagctgggactacaggcatccaccacaacacctggctatgttgttgttgcagttgtcattattgtttagtagggctgggctgggttcgaacccgccagcctgtgtatgtgtccagtgcctagctgctgagctacaggcaccaagcccacatGCAATATTCTGGATTTTAAGTGGATGCTGTAAAGGGTTGAGACTTTGGAGAAACCTTTAAATAGAAGCCAGAGAAGAGGATCTTACTCAGAGCAGGGAGGTGGCAAGCTGGATACAGAGTATGATCcggagtggtggaaatctgatgaattaggcaagtgattgtgaccagCCAGGATGGAAGGAAGCCTTTCTAGAGTTTTTAGTAGTTGGAGGAAGCTgcatgttgagtggaaagcttggaagaatgAGCAGACTTGAACAAATGCTGGTTAGAATGGATTTGttataggtttggtggctggtgagacAGCCGTACTAAGAAGGTCTTGGTGGCCAGGCAGCTGCCATTGTggaaaggtcatgagaaggtcttagcaggagtCTAAATcatggccatcttaattctgcctgctaggaacagaactccactcttggaacAGGCTGAGGGATTCAagcaccccatgggaactggagtcaggggacaCTGTGAGACCTGGCCCTGATGGATTCTTGTGAGATTTAAAATCCCagcccagcagggtctgaatgctgaggaaacaatcaggtgatcaccgaaggcaactaagtttggaataaggaccatagaagGTGCTgactgtgctctctgtctcctaaaaatacCACAGCACTACCTGGTGTCCCAGTGACACATTGCAACATACTATCATCaacagcaaggacttctgtttaaaacaaaggaggcagtgagaagtaaaAGGAGGACATGGAaatgaacaataagaaagaacacaggaggaggaaccaacagaaaaattcagaccacatgaaaaaccaaaacagaggaactcccccaagggaccatgaggcagctataGTGCAGAAGACTTCACTTAGAAAGAATTAATGGTCTTGACAAAATGGGAATtttaaatatggatgataaagacaataaaaggaatggacaagaaaatgcaaaaaagaaccaaaagtcagacgagAGGCACAACCCGTCCCAGCATGGGCCCATCCTGGTGTCCAGTTCGTGCAGACCTGAACCCATGGACATGGCTCACCAGGTTATCAAGTGCAAGGCTACAATTGCCTGGGAGGGTGGGAAGCCTCTCTCCATAGAGGAGATAGAAGTGGCACCCCCAAAGGCTCATGAAGTTCGAATTAAGATCTTTGCCACTGCAGTTTGTCACACTGATGCCTATACGCTGAGTGGAGCTGATCCTGAGGAATGTTTCCCAGTGATTTTGGGACATGAAGGTGCTGGAATTGTAGAAAGTGTTGGCGAAGGAGTTACTAAGCTGAAGGCAGGTGACACAGTCATCCCACTTTATGTCCCACATTGTGGAGAATGCAAATTTTGTCTAAATCCTAAAACAAGTCTTTGCCAGAAGATAAGAGTCACTCAAGGGAAAGAATTAATGCCAGATGGTACTAGCAGATTTACTTGCAAAGGAAAGACACTTTTACATTACATGGGAACCAGCACATTTTCTGAATACACAGTTGTGGCTGATATCTCTGTTGCTAAAATAGATCCTTTAGCACCTCGGATAAAGTCTGCCTTCTGGGTTGTGGCATTTCAACTGGTTATGGCACTGCTGTGAACATTGCTAAGGTGGAGCCTGGCTCTACTTGTGCTGTCTTTGGCCTGGGAGGAGTTGGATTGGCAGTGATCATGGGCTGTAAAGTGGCTGGTGCATGTCGGATCATTGGCGCGgacatcaataaaaataaatttgcaaggGCCAAAGAGTTTGGAGCCTCTGAATGTGTTAACCCCCCAGGATTTCAGTAAACCCATCCAGGAGGTGCTTGTTGAGATGACTGATGGAGGAGTGGACTATTCCTTTGACTATATTGGTAACGTGAAGGTCATGAGAGCAACGCTTGAGGCCTGCCACAAAGGCTGGGGCATCAGTGTGGTGGTTGGAGTAGCTGCTTCAGGTGAAGAGATATCCACTCGTCCATTCCAGCTGGTTACAGGTCATACATGGAAAGACACTGCCTTTGGAGGATGGAAGAGTGTAGAAAGTGTTCCAAAGTTGGTGTCTGAATACATGTCCAAAAAGATAAAAGTTGATGAATTTGTGACTCACAATCTGTCTTTTGACAAAATTAACAAAGCCTTTGAACTGATGCATTCAGGGGAAAGCATTCAAACTGTTGTAAAGGtttaaatttacaaaagaaaaatggtgtCCATCCTGTTGTGGGGTCTCATGGGAAGCAGCCTGATGGGAAGAAGCTCTTCCAAGTTCACAGCCTCTCAGATCTTCGCTAACTACTGTACACAATAATGTTATATGTGTAATTCGTAAATCTCTGTAATCAAGGACAAGACTAATTCAGTCATAAATCTATTTTCTGTACTCTCCTTCACATAAATAATTGCTCTCtcattaaagaatattttaacataataaaagttctacaatttaaaaaaaaaagtcagatgagcgatatgtagaatatagaaaggatatggcagtgCTTAAGGAAacgaaggagacaatcagggaatgtaaagatgcagtataaAGTATCACCAATAGGTTAgatatggaaaagaaagaacttcagagctagaggataaagttttcgaGTTAATCTAGGTAGTTAAGGAGGcaaaaaagaagtgagagaaagcagaacaggcacttaagagaactacaagactccatgaagtgttcaaatatacaaataatagggattcctgaaggggaggAAGATCATTCTAAAGGAACGGAAGTCTTACTGGAGaccatcataaaggaaaactttccaagttttactaaagaccccgacacactcctttcagatggatatcgaaccctAGGTCATCACAACTCAaatagagcctctccaagacacattgcaatgaacctgtccaaagtcaagatggaagaaaaaattctgcaagcagccaggagtaagcaccaatcgACCTACtggggcagagccattaggatgacagcacaCTTTTCAACTGAAggcttccaagccagaagaccatggtcatccaccttcaatattctttttttttttttgagacagagcctcaagatgttgccctgggtagagtgctgtggcatcacagctcacagcaacctccaactcctgggctcaagcgattctcctatctcagcctctcaagtagctgggactataggtgcccaccacaatgcccacctattttttggttgcagccgtcattgttgttcggcaggcccaggctggatttgaacccgccaactcaggtgtatgtggctggcaccttagccgtttgagccacagtcacAGAGCCAaccttcaatattctttttttttttttttttgtagagacagagtctcactgtaccacccacagtagagtgccgtggtgtcacacggctcacagcaacctctaactcttgggcttacgcgattctcttgcctcagcctcccaagcagctgggactacaggtgcccgccacaacacccggctatttttttttttgttgcagtttggctggggctgggtttgaacccgccacccttggcatatggggccggcgccctactcactgagccacaggcgccgccccaaccttcaatattcttaaacaaaacatttttcagcCCACAactctgtatcctgctaaactgagctgcaaaattgatggagaaatcaaatcctttaccgggcggcgcctgtggctcaaggagtagggtgccggtcccatttgccagaggtggcaggttcaaacccagccccggccaaaaaccacaaaaaaaaaaaaaaaaaaaaatagagaatcgggtaagcccaagagttagaggttgctgtgagccgtgtgacgccacggcattctacccgagggcagtacagtgagactctgtctctacaaaaaaaaaaaaaaaaaaaaaaagaaagaaatcaaatcctttacggatatacaagcactgaggaaatttgccacaacaagactagctctgcaggaaatacttagacctattctcaacactgactaccacaatggaccaccagcaaagtaaacacccagaagctaaatgtcaaaacatagcttccacaatggcccaaaggataaaactacacaatggactttcacaaaataaaatgaatagaactccaccacatttaacaattctctcaaaaaatgtcaatggactgaactcaccactgaagaggcacaggctggctgactggataaaaaagcacaagctatcCATATACTGCCTCCacgagacacacctagccttgaaggacaaatcaagactcagggttaagggatggaaaatggtattttaagcaaatggaaatcagaagaaaggaggggttgcaatcttattttcagacacaagcagatttaaagcaactaaaattaagaaaaacaaaaagatggacactttacactAATCAAAGGAAAActtcaacaaaaagacatttcaattttaaatatttaaatcacagtgccgggtggtgcctgtggctcagtgagtagggcgccggccccatatgccgagggtggcaggttcaaacccagccccggctgaactgcaaccgaaaaatagccgggcattgtagcgggcgcctgtagtcccagctgctcgggaggctgaggcaagagaattgcagaagcccaagagctggaggttgctgtgagctgtgtgatgtcacggcactctacccgagggcggtacagtgagactctgtctctaaaaaaaaaaaaaaaagttaaatcacAGTGCCCCCaactccagttcccatggggtgcgTGGGTCCCTCAGCCTgttccaagagtggagttctaatccaacttaaatgctcccagactttttttagagtctcactctattgcccttggtagaatgccatggcatcacacagctcacagcaacctccaactcctgggcttaggcaattctcttgcctcaacctcttgagtagctgggactacaggagcctgccacaacgcccagctattttttttgttgcagtttggcaggggctgggtttgaacccaccacccttggtatatggggccagtgccctacctactgagccacaggcgccacccattgctcccagatttatgaaacaaaccttgatgggtctgagcaaaatgatatcccataacaccataatagttggggactttaacatccctctgacagaactggacagatcctctaaacagaatttaaacaaagataacaaaggacttaaatataaccctagaacaaataggattaacagacatatacagaacacaccatctcaaagctaaggaatatcatttttctcatcagcccatgatacatactccaaaatcgactacatcctaggatacaaatcaaaccttagcaaaactaaaagaatagaaattacaccttctatcttctcagaccacaggcaataaaggtaaaactcaactccaacaaaaatgctcatccccacacaaagacttggaaattaaacaaccttatgctgaatgatagttgggttcaggaagagataaaagaggaaatcattaaattcctcaaatataacaacaatgaagacacaaattaccaaaacctgtgggaaaagcaaaagcagtcttaagagggaaattttatttttttgttggggattcattgagggtacaagaaaccaggttacactgattacatttgttaggtaaagtccctcttacaattgtgtttaagagggaaatttatcacattagatgcctacgttcgaaaaaagaaagagagtgcatcaacaaactcatgaaccatcttatggaactggaaaaagaagaacaatctaatcccaaacccagcagaagaaaagaaataaccaatattaaatcagagattaatgaaattgaaaacaaaagaatcattcagaaaattaacgaaacaaaaagttggtctttcaaaaaaaataaataaaatcaataaacctttggccagattaactagaaacagaaaaataaaatccctaatAACCTcgatcagaaacaataaaggggaaataacaacacatgccacagaaatacaagtgatcatctctgagtactataagaaactctatgccccaaAATTTGACAATAGGGACGAAAGGGATCAATAGCTGAAATCACACCCTCCCTaaacttaatcaagaagaaacagatctcttgaacagaccggtTTCAAgaactgaaattgaagaaacaataaagaatttcacaacaacaacaacaacaaaaaaaaagccttgggctcggtgcccatagctcagtggttagggcactggccacatacatcggggctggcgggtttgaacccagcccgagcctgctaaacaacaataacaacttgtgtcttcattgttgttatgtttgaggaatttaacgatttcctcttttatctcttcctgaacccaactattattcaacaaaaaaagaatagctggacattgtggtggatgcctgtagtcccagctactcgggaagctgaggcaaaagaatcacttaagcccaagagtttgaggttgctgtgagctgtgactctactgtgggcaacacagtgagactctattaaattaaaaaacaaacaaaccctggtccagatggcttcacgccagaattctatcaaaccatcaaaAAAGAGCTTGCTTatatccatactgcagaaattattccaaaaaattgagaaggaagtaatcttccccaaaacattttatgaagcaaacatcactctgataccaaaaccaagaaaagacccaactaaaaaggagaaattcacatcaatttcactaatgaatatagattcataAATTCTCAataaaggctcagtgcctatagcacagtggttatggtaccaaggctggcaggttcgaacccagcccgggcatgctaaacaacgacaactacaacaacaacaacaaaaatagctgggcattgtggcgggcacctagggaggctgaggcaagaggatcagttacacccaagagtttgaggttgctgtgagtgagctatgacactatggcactcaaatgagggtgacatattgagactctgtctcaaaaaagtaaaaattctcaacaagggcagcacctgtggctcagtgggtagggcgcctgccgcatataccgagggtggcgggttcaaacccagcctcggccaaattgcagcaaaaaaatagccaggcgttgtggcaggcacctgtggccccagttactcaggaggctgagggaggagaatcgcctagcccaggagttggaggttgctgtgagctgtgtgatgccacagcactctaccaagggcgacagcttgaggctctgtctcaaaaaaaaaaaaaaat
The sequence above is a segment of the Nycticebus coucang isolate mNycCou1 chromosome 4, mNycCou1.pri, whole genome shotgun sequence genome. Coding sequences within it:
- the LOC128583263 gene encoding LOW QUALITY PROTEIN: alcohol dehydrogenase class-3-like (The sequence of the model RefSeq protein was modified relative to this genomic sequence to represent the inferred CDS: inserted 1 base in 1 codon; deleted 1 base in 1 codon) → MGILNMDDKDNKRNGQENAKKNQKSDERHNPSQHGPILVSSSCRPEPMDMAHQVIKCKATIAWEGGKPLSIEEIEVAPPKAHEVRIKIFATAVCHTDAYTLSGADPEECFPVILGHEGAGIVESVGEGVTKLKAGDTVIPLYVPHCGECKFCLNPKTSLCQKIRVTQGKELMPDGTSRFTCKGKTLLHYMGTSTFSEYTVVADISVAKIDPLAPXDKVCLLGCGISTGYGTAVNIAKVEPGSTCAVFGLGGVGLAVIMGCKVAGACRIIGADINKNKFARAKEFGASECVNPQDFSKPIQEVLVEMTDGGVDYSFDYIGNVKVMRATLEACHKGWGISVVVGVAASGEEISTRPFQLVTGHTWKDTAFGGWKSVESVPKLVSEYMSKKIKVDEFVTHNLSFDKINKAFELMHSGESIQTVVKV